Proteins encoded in a region of the Magallana gigas chromosome 8, xbMagGiga1.1, whole genome shotgun sequence genome:
- the LOC136270591 gene encoding carbonic anhydrase 2-like, translating to MNKEFEVCFFLLVILRSHCAEASSSVCNEPDCSKVKYNYDRESCLGPVNWSDITPCWSQCGGNRQSPVNIRRADATFSNIGSFTFNIGVQQAFQVSTFSKGFATTFKIENANIILSNVNQFGLTGSSFKLDGFHFHTGRYNSMMGSEHSFDDEFTPLELHLVFYNTKYPDVNTASTQSDGLVVIGVLTQASGGVWNSQFPDCQKTNQAELSRVLKKAFKKTEDYSEDELFFADLALKDLLPADQESFYTYEGSLTTPSCSETVTWIVMKCPITVSVNAIETFKNIKIQNDEEELGVHGSRRPVQRGQQNTPFTLLRNF from the exons ATGAACAAGGAATTTGAGGTTTGTTTTTTCCTTCTCGTGATTTTAAGAAGCCATTGCGCTGAAGCTTCCTCCAGTGTATGCAATGAGCCTGATTGCAGTAAGGTGAAATACAACTACGATCGTGAAAGTTGTCTTG GTCCAGTGAACTGGTCGGATATAACTCCATGCTGGTCACAATGTGGTGGTAACCGACAGTCCCCAGTCAACATCAGGCGAGCTGACGCCACCTTTTCCAATATTGGATCATTTACGTTCAATATTGGTGTTCAGCAAGCTTTCCAGGTCTCAACATTTAGCAAAG GATTCGCAACAACTTTTAAAATAGAGAATGCAAACATTATTCTCTCTAATGTAAACCAGTTTGGTCTAACTGGTAGCTCCTTCAAACTAGATGGATTTCACTTCCACACCGGAAGATACAACAGCATGATGGGATCAGAGCACTCGTTTGACGATGAATTTACACCGTTAGAG CTTCACCTGGTATTTTACAACACAAAATACCCGGATGTCAACACCGCTAGTACGCAATCGGATGGACTGGTTGTCATAGGGGTTTTGACGCAG GCTTCCGGTGGAGTATGGAATTCACAGTTTCCTGATTGTCAGAAAACTAATCAAGCAGAGCTGAgcagagttttaaaaaaagctttcaAAAAGACAGAGGACTATTCTG AAGATGAACTCTTTTTCGCTGATTTAGCCCTAAAGGATTTATTACCAGCGGACCAAGAAAGCTTCTACACATATGAGGGATCGTTAACCACGCCCTCTTGTTCTGAAACAGTCACGTGGATTGTGATGAAGTGTCCTATCACCGTCTCAGTAAAT gCTATTGAAACTTTCaagaatatcaaaatacaaaacGACGAAGAAGAGCTTGGAGTTCATGGCAGTAGAAGGCCGGTGCAAAGAGGTCAACAGAACACACCATTCACTTTGCTGAGAAATTTCTGA
- the LOC117690308 gene encoding nacrein-like protein, whose amino-acid sequence MEQHMVFYNEKYSDVKTASSNSDGLLVIGAVVRIDDTSHASNNTIETQFPGCPPSYHAALSEVLTDSFDELGDYSDSGDSEESEESPISKTLTLLDLLPPDLEKFYTYEGSLTTPPCSETVTWIVMKCPITVSKVAVDKFKSLEVSSSEEVLGVHGNRRPVQRGQQDSTFTLLKNF is encoded by the exons ATGGAG cAACACATGGTCTTCTACAACGAAAAATACTCGGATGTCAAAACCGCTAGTAGTAATTCAGACGGTCTGCTGGTCATAGGGGCTGTGGTTCGG ATTGATGATACATCGCAT GCTAGTAACAATACAATCGAGACGCAGTTTCCTGGTTGTCCACCATCTTACCATGCAGCACTAAGCGAAGTGTTAACAGATTCTTTTGACGAATTGGGGGACTACTCTG ATTCTGGGGATTCAGAAGAGTCAGAGGAGTCCCCTATTTCTAAGACTTTGACCTTACTTGATTTATTACCACCTGACCTAGAAAAATTCTACACATATGAAGGATCGTTAACCACGCCCCCTTGTTCTGAAACAGTCACGTGGATTGTGATGAAGTGTCCTATCACCGTCTCAAAagtg GCCGTTGACAAGTTCAAGAGTCTTGAGGTTTCGAGCAGTGAAGAAGTACTCGGAGTCCATGGAAATAGACGACCAGTGCAAAGAGGGCAACAGGACAGTACATTTACATTGCTGAAAAATTTCTGA